The Thalassotalea sediminis genome includes the window ATAAAAAAAAGCACCAAATATTTGGTGCTAAGGGAATATGAATTGAATATTAATTAAGGCGCGACAACATCTTGAATAGTTACCTGTCCTTTATATTGTCCTCGACTTAGCATCGCGTTAATTTTTTCAGGTGATTTACCATATTGTGCGACAAAGTCAGTAACCGGCAATTCATTGCACGCTAAGTTTTTGTAGATATATTGGCGCGAATAACCTGATTGTTCGACAGATTTTAATAGTGCAATACGACTACCGCTTGCTGCTGACATACATATTTTAGTTGATGTACTTTTATCTCCAGCAGTTAATTTTGCTGATGTGATTTCAACGCCGCTTACTGAACTTACCATTGCGAAAGAAATTGTTGCTACGGTTGCTAAAGTTGTGAATAATTTCATTGTGACTCTCCTGCTCATATTTCGATAAGACTATTGCAGTGACAATGCCAATTTTAAAATTTTTATTATAAACAATGGGTTAGTGTTTTTTTTGGTTTTTTGCCTATACATCGTATATATATAAAAAGCTAACGAATTGGTCATAATTACTAAAAAATAGTTAAATTATAACTGTGAAAATGGACAAAACGTAATAAAGGAAATATCGTGCAAAATATTAATACCGAACGACTTACTTTGCGTCTGCTTGACCATAACGACGCACCAATGATTGTGTCACTTCTGAATGAACCAGCATTTATTCAAAACATTGGTGATAAAGACGTAAACGATATTGCAGGGGCAAAAGCTTATATAAATAATGGACCACTTGAGCAGTTTAAACGTTACAACTTTTGTTTGTTATGTGTTGTTGTTAAAGAGAGTAATACGCCTATTGGCCTGTGCGGTTTAATAAAACGTGACGGTATTGAACACCCTGAAATAGGGTATGCTTTGCTACAGGCACATCATGGAAAAGGATATGCATTTGAAGCCGCTAATGGTGTTCTAGCACATGTTAAGCAAAAACAGAGTATGTCAGTACTTCAGGCAATTTGTAATCCTGACAATAAACGTTCAATTAATTTATTGGCAAAGTTAGGGTTTGAGCGAGTTAAAGAGATTTTTTTGCCACCACAAAAACAAAAAGTTGTACTGTTTGAGTGTGCACTTTAGTAAGGAGGTTATTTATTGTGCTAAAAGTGTATCAATAATATACACTTGCTGATTGTGATCAAATTAATACGTTAATTTACTTGCGTTTTGGCTATTTTCCCTCAGTCTTATAGTTAGGTAACAACAAAAAAGGAAAAGCTATGAAAATAAACGTTTCTGGTCATCACGTTGACGTTACTGATTCTGTAAAATCACATATTGAAGAAAAACTTGCAAAAATCGCCAATCATTTTCCTACGTTAATTTCTACAGAGGTCATCATTACTAAGGCTCACGGTAAGCATCATGTTGAGTTGACAACTAACTATGAGGGGGCGCCAGTAGTTGCGTCGGCAAATGAAGAAGTAATGTATCCGGCCATTGCTCAATCTGTGAAAAAGCTTGATGCAGCATTAAAACATCGTAAAGGACAATTAAAAGCAAAATTACATGACAAACCTATGGTTACTACCCCTGATATTGTGCATGAGAAAGTACAAGCTCTAAATTTAAATTAGTTCATGCTTATTTAAAACCTCGCGCTCAAGGCCTTTACCTTGAGCGCATTTATAGTTTAAATAGATGCAAAAAAGCGATCTATTCTTGGTAAATAGTAGTGTTCATAATCTAGCGAGAATACTACGTGAGTTGACTTGCCAATAATCTCACGCCTAGGCACAAAACCAATGACTCTTGAGTCCGCGCTGTTGTTTCGATTATCACCTAATACTAAATAATGATCTGTAGGTACAACAACAGGTGAGAAGTTGCCATAGTTATTATGTTCTTCAGTTGTTTGAATGTGATGTGTATGTCCGATAATGTTTTCCGTATACATGTTCATTTCTTGTTTATTTGATTGATTTATACGGCGATAACGAACAGCCTGATGATTAATAATCAGCTTATTATCAACCATTTCGACCACATCCCCAGGGACACCAATAACACGTTTTACTAAGCGTTTCCCCGCCGCATTTGATTCAAAAATGATGATGTCATTAACATCAGGATCAGCGAGCTTTATTAGTGAGAATTGAAAAAATGGTAGGTTTACATCGTAGGCTAATTTATTAATGAAAATTCTATCGCCTTCGATAATGGTAGGCTTCATTGAACCCGTAGGAACATCATTCCAGTCTGCAACAGCACTTCTAAATACGAGCATGAGCAATAAAAATAACGCGAATTTTTTGTTTTCTTGCCAAAAATTGTCAATGGTTGTTCTCATCTAACTAGTCCTATGAGTGGTGATGATCATCTAGTCTAAGTTTTGAACGATTTATTACAATTAAGTTTATTCTAGGGTTAGTTAAAAAAACTAATAATTCGTTTATTAGGCTAATTCACAGCAAAATAGATATGATTTAACAGGTGTGTTTTTTTATAAAACGTTATATATCAATGGATTAAAAGTTGGCATTTCACTTGTATTACCTTAATTGTAATAACTTGATTGATAAAGGATAAAAGAATGAAAGCAATTATCGCATGCGCAGTATTATTATCGACAGGTGCTATGGCACATGATACTCATTTTTCAACTGATTCGTGTGACGTAGATTTAAATGCTGGCTTTAGCATAAAAAATAACGTTATTACGATGACTAAGCATGATAAAGCGATTTATAAAATAGTTGATGGTCGTACGCTAATTATCAATAGTGAAACTATTGCTTTAAATGCTGCACAACAAGAGGCTGTTTCTCAATATGCAGCTGAAATTAAAGCGTTAATACCAGAGGTTAAAGGAATAGCCACTGATGCAATTGAATTAGCGTCGGAAGGAGTAAGTATCGCTTTTGACGAATTGTTGGGGGAAGATAATAAAGTTGGCAATGATTTATCTTCTGAGCTTTATTCGTTAAAACAAGAGCTTGATGAGCGTTTTGATGTTAACAACTTTACAATAGAAGAAGATGGCACAGTTCAAGGAGATTTCTTAAGTGAAGACTTTGAACAACGAATTGAAAGTATTGTTGAAAAAACAGTTGAAAACTCTATGGGCACGTTGCTTATTGCTGTAGGTCAAGAGCTATTGCTTGCTGGTGGTGATATGGATGCATTTGAGCATAAAATGGAAAAGTTTGGTGAGCAAATAGAATATGAAATGGAATCTCGTGCTAATGTCATCGAGCAACGTGGTGAAAAACTATGTTATTCAATTGAAAAAATCGATTTGTTAGAAGAAAAGTTGAAATCAATTATTCCTGAAATGCCAAAGGTTAACGTTGTATCGGTCGACAATAGCCAACACAAAAAGGCTTAATGGTAATATTTTTTAATAAGGGCATGTAAATAACATGCCTTTTTTATTTATCTATAAAAGAGCGTAGAATAATGCTTTAACTCTCGTTATAGGTAAGCAATGCACGCCGTTCATCAATTATATTTTTCAAGAAAAGCCATTTCTACCAAGCCTTTTAATGCAAGAGGAAAAGGAGTTATCAGGTGTGAGCTTTGCCAAGTAGCAAAGGTTAATTGTATTTGCCAGTTGTGTGTGTCTCGTGTAACCGCAAGTGCTTTTATGTTGTTAATGCATGATAGTGAAGTGTTAAAACCAAGTAATACCGGACGCCTGATCGCTGATGTGGTAAAAGAAACATACGCTTTTCAATGGCAGCGTACCGATGTCGACGCTAATTTGTTAACCTTATTACACGATATTCAATATCAACCCTATGTTGTTTTTCCAGAAGAGTACGTTACTTCGAATATTCCAGTTCATCATAGTGTGCCTAGCGGCTTGAGTAATAAAAAGCCGTTATTTATATTACTTGACGGTAGCTGGCGTGAGGCCAAAAAAATGTATCGAAAAAGCCCTTATCTAGAAAGGTTACCCGTAATATCATTGACGCAATCAGTGCTTCATGAACTAAAGTTTGATTCAAAGTACACATTAAGAAAAGCTGAAAAAGATTTTCAATTATCGACTGCAGAAATTGCGACATTATTACTTGCTAGTAATGCCGAATATGAAGTTGCAGAACAATTATCTTTATGGAGTCGTTTGTTTGAATTTCGTTATCGAAAAAGTGTTTGCCAACGCAACTTAATTGATCCCTGTATTGAAAGTGAATATCAAACGTTTTTAAATAAGGCGCAAAATCGTATAGCTGAAGAGAAGTTCGGTAACTAACCTGAACTAACGTGTCGTTAAAATGAAAAAAGGAGGCAGGTTTAAACTCGCCTCCTTAAATAAGTAGGATTAGCGTAAGCCCAGCTGTTTCTTACCTTGAAGGTAGGTAATATCTACTGGGATATTGGCAGCTGAAAGTTTTGCTAAATCATTTTGTAATTCTGGTTTAATTATACCTGTTTCTGCAACGAGCTTTGCGACGCCTTGATAATCACCATTGCCTTGTAAGGTCAATATTAATGTAGAAAGACTATCGATGGCTTTAGTCATTTTTTCATAATTCACTTGATAAAGTCCTTGCTCATTACGTGTAAACGCTTCGTGTTCAGCAAAATAGTTAAAACGTACCATATTTGCTTTACCATGTGCTGAACTCGCGCCAAAACGCACTGAACGGAAGATACCCGCTAGAAAGGTTGTGTAATAGTCTTC containing:
- the lepB gene encoding signal peptidase I, giving the protein MRTTIDNFWQENKKFALFLLLMLVFRSAVADWNDVPTGSMKPTIIEGDRIFINKLAYDVNLPFFQFSLIKLADPDVNDIIIFESNAAGKRLVKRVIGVPGDVVEMVDNKLIINHQAVRYRRINQSNKQEMNMYTENIIGHTHHIQTTEEHNNYGNFSPVVVPTDHYLVLGDNRNNSADSRVIGFVPRREIIGKSTHVVFSLDYEHYYLPRIDRFFASI
- a CDS encoding DUF2884 family protein, giving the protein MKAIIACAVLLSTGAMAHDTHFSTDSCDVDLNAGFSIKNNVITMTKHDKAIYKIVDGRTLIINSETIALNAAQQEAVSQYAAEIKALIPEVKGIATDAIELASEGVSIAFDELLGEDNKVGNDLSSELYSLKQELDERFDVNNFTIEEDGTVQGDFLSEDFEQRIESIVEKTVENSMGTLLIAVGQELLLAGGDMDAFEHKMEKFGEQIEYEMESRANVIEQRGEKLCYSIEKIDLLEEKLKSIIPEMPKVNVVSVDNSQHKKA
- a CDS encoding tRNA-uridine aminocarboxypropyltransferase, with the protein product MHAVHQLYFSRKAISTKPFNARGKGVIRCELCQVAKVNCICQLCVSRVTASAFMLLMHDSEVLKPSNTGRLIADVVKETYAFQWQRTDVDANLLTLLHDIQYQPYVVFPEEYVTSNIPVHHSVPSGLSNKKPLFILLDGSWREAKKMYRKSPYLERLPVISLTQSVLHELKFDSKYTLRKAEKDFQLSTAEIATLLLASNAEYEVAEQLSLWSRLFEFRYRKSVCQRNLIDPCIESEYQTFLNKAQNRIAEEKFGN
- a CDS encoding DUF3718 domain-containing protein; its protein translation is MKLFTTLATVATISFAMVSSVSGVEITSAKLTAGDKSTSTKICMSAASGSRIALLKSVEQSGYSRQYIYKNLACNELPVTDFVAQYGKSPEKINAMLSRGQYKGQVTIQDVVAP
- the hpf gene encoding ribosome hibernation-promoting factor, HPF/YfiA family; this translates as MKINVSGHHVDVTDSVKSHIEEKLAKIANHFPTLISTEVIITKAHGKHHVELTTNYEGAPVVASANEEVMYPAIAQSVKKLDAALKHRKGQLKAKLHDKPMVTTPDIVHEKVQALNLN
- a CDS encoding GNAT family N-acetyltransferase, whose translation is MQNINTERLTLRLLDHNDAPMIVSLLNEPAFIQNIGDKDVNDIAGAKAYINNGPLEQFKRYNFCLLCVVVKESNTPIGLCGLIKRDGIEHPEIGYALLQAHHGKGYAFEAANGVLAHVKQKQSMSVLQAICNPDNKRSINLLAKLGFERVKEIFLPPQKQKVVLFECAL